A stretch of Chaetodon auriga isolate fChaAug3 chromosome 21, fChaAug3.hap1, whole genome shotgun sequence DNA encodes these proteins:
- the LOC143340107 gene encoding B-cell receptor CD22-like isoform X1: MLLTTSNKTNCQLGTGKRVLSVNMVTASVFLSFLCVSGVLADCRKPAALVITVPQKMEALSGSCLLIPCSFRAKNKEEFDGTRETSGIWIKSDSRFGKDSSNVVFNSSKKANKYPMNITGNLTEKNCTTSFSRLLTSYTDKYFFRVENKPYMATASCDPLQITVRDSPASPGIEIPGDLKENQSVTISCSAFTPCPHSPPKLTWNLQQDSLNTIEENTDGTFTTKIQESITLSDHHDGYNITCSAAYPVNESKNVKTAEEIKTLSVSYTPKDTSVSVNKSGSWVNLTCSSRAKPPVSSFTWFKKSKDGAMNVSEGWFYSLNATDGGVYYCVATNALGRQQSSEIDLTAEGVKQPSSSSPWGAAVGGIVGVIVLIFVVAAVWRLKSKHPTSQQTQSLTAEEPAVQERAEATEKEDIHYGELDFSKQRPGASPSSVQDSGQQQDTLYAQVKVSKPANSSEQTADGSEALYAEVKKK; this comes from the exons ATGTTGTTAACCACaagcaataaaacaaactgtcaaCTTGGTACAG GGAAACGAGTTCTGTCTGTGAATATGGTGACAGCCAGCGTTTTCCTgagcttcctctgtgtgtcag GTGTTCTGGCTGATTGTCGAAAGCCAGCAGCCCTAGTTATTACTGTACCACAGAAGATGGAAGCACTGAGTGGATCCTGTTTGCTAATCCCATGTAGCTTTAGAgctaaaaacaaagaagagtTTGACGGCACAAGAGAAACCTCTGGGATCTGGATCAAAAGTGACTCCAGATTTGGCAAAGATTCAAGCAATGTGGTTTTCAACAGCAGTAAGAAAGCTAACAAGTATCCAATGAATATTACAGGAAACCTGACTGAGAAAAACTGCACCACTTCATTTTCCAGATTACTCACAAGTTACACAGACAAATACTTCTTCAGAGTTGAGAACAAACCATACATGGCAACAGCGTCTTGTGATCCTCTTCAAATCACAGTTCGAG ATTCTCCTGCGAGCCCCGGCATTGAGATCCCAGGTGATTTGAAAGAGAATCAGTCCGTCACTATAAGCTGCTCAGCTTTCACTCCCTGTCCTCACTCGCCTCCTAAACTCACCTGGAACCTCCAACAAGACTCTCTCAACACAATAGAGGAGAACACAGACGGAACCTTTACAACTAAAATCCAGGAGAGCATCACTCTGTCAGACCACCATGATGGATACAACATCACCTGTTCTGCTGCATATCCtgtgaatgaaagcaaaaatgtgaagacagcagaggagataaAGACTCTCAGTGTTTCAT ACACTCCTAAAGACACCTCAGTGTCCGTCAATAAATCAGGCAGCTGGGTGaacctgacctgctccagcaGAGCCAAGCCTCCCGTCAGCAGCTTCACCTGGTTCAAGAAGAGCAAAGATGGAGCCATGAACGTGTCTGAAGGATGGTTTTACAGCTTGAATGCGACAGATGGAGGAGTTTATTACTGCGTGGCCACAAATGCTCTTGGTCGACAACAGTCATCAGAGATTGATCTGACTGCTGAAG GAGTAAAACAGCCCAGTAGCTCCTCACCGTGGGGGGCAGCTGTTGGAGGGATCGTTGGGGTCATTGTCCTcatatttgttgttgctgctgtttg GAGGTTAAAGTCAAAACATCCAACTTCACAACAGACACAG AGCCTGACAGCCGAAGAGCCAGCTGTCCAAGAAAGAGCCgaagcaacagaaaaagaagacatCCACTATGGAGAGCTCGACTTCTCCAAGCAGAGACCTGGAGCGTCCCCGTCCTCAGTGCAGGacagtggacagcagcaggacacgCTGTATGCACAGGTCAAAGTGTCCAAGCCAGCAAACAGCTCAGAGCAGACTGCTGACGGCTCAGAGGCTCTCTATgctgaagtgaagaaaaaataa
- the LOC143340107 gene encoding B-cell receptor CD22-like isoform X2, which yields MVTASVFLSFLCVSGVLADCRKPAALVITVPQKMEALSGSCLLIPCSFRAKNKEEFDGTRETSGIWIKSDSRFGKDSSNVVFNSSKKANKYPMNITGNLTEKNCTTSFSRLLTSYTDKYFFRVENKPYMATASCDPLQITVRDSPASPGIEIPGDLKENQSVTISCSAFTPCPHSPPKLTWNLQQDSLNTIEENTDGTFTTKIQESITLSDHHDGYNITCSAAYPVNESKNVKTAEEIKTLSVSYTPKDTSVSVNKSGSWVNLTCSSRAKPPVSSFTWFKKSKDGAMNVSEGWFYSLNATDGGVYYCVATNALGRQQSSEIDLTAEGVKQPSSSSPWGAAVGGIVGVIVLIFVVAAVWRLKSKHPTSQQTQSLTAEEPAVQERAEATEKEDIHYGELDFSKQRPGASPSSVQDSGQQQDTLYAQVKVSKPANSSEQTADGSEALYAEVKKK from the exons ATGGTGACAGCCAGCGTTTTCCTgagcttcctctgtgtgtcag GTGTTCTGGCTGATTGTCGAAAGCCAGCAGCCCTAGTTATTACTGTACCACAGAAGATGGAAGCACTGAGTGGATCCTGTTTGCTAATCCCATGTAGCTTTAGAgctaaaaacaaagaagagtTTGACGGCACAAGAGAAACCTCTGGGATCTGGATCAAAAGTGACTCCAGATTTGGCAAAGATTCAAGCAATGTGGTTTTCAACAGCAGTAAGAAAGCTAACAAGTATCCAATGAATATTACAGGAAACCTGACTGAGAAAAACTGCACCACTTCATTTTCCAGATTACTCACAAGTTACACAGACAAATACTTCTTCAGAGTTGAGAACAAACCATACATGGCAACAGCGTCTTGTGATCCTCTTCAAATCACAGTTCGAG ATTCTCCTGCGAGCCCCGGCATTGAGATCCCAGGTGATTTGAAAGAGAATCAGTCCGTCACTATAAGCTGCTCAGCTTTCACTCCCTGTCCTCACTCGCCTCCTAAACTCACCTGGAACCTCCAACAAGACTCTCTCAACACAATAGAGGAGAACACAGACGGAACCTTTACAACTAAAATCCAGGAGAGCATCACTCTGTCAGACCACCATGATGGATACAACATCACCTGTTCTGCTGCATATCCtgtgaatgaaagcaaaaatgtgaagacagcagaggagataaAGACTCTCAGTGTTTCAT ACACTCCTAAAGACACCTCAGTGTCCGTCAATAAATCAGGCAGCTGGGTGaacctgacctgctccagcaGAGCCAAGCCTCCCGTCAGCAGCTTCACCTGGTTCAAGAAGAGCAAAGATGGAGCCATGAACGTGTCTGAAGGATGGTTTTACAGCTTGAATGCGACAGATGGAGGAGTTTATTACTGCGTGGCCACAAATGCTCTTGGTCGACAACAGTCATCAGAGATTGATCTGACTGCTGAAG GAGTAAAACAGCCCAGTAGCTCCTCACCGTGGGGGGCAGCTGTTGGAGGGATCGTTGGGGTCATTGTCCTcatatttgttgttgctgctgtttg GAGGTTAAAGTCAAAACATCCAACTTCACAACAGACACAG AGCCTGACAGCCGAAGAGCCAGCTGTCCAAGAAAGAGCCgaagcaacagaaaaagaagacatCCACTATGGAGAGCTCGACTTCTCCAAGCAGAGACCTGGAGCGTCCCCGTCCTCAGTGCAGGacagtggacagcagcaggacacgCTGTATGCACAGGTCAAAGTGTCCAAGCCAGCAAACAGCTCAGAGCAGACTGCTGACGGCTCAGAGGCTCTCTATgctgaagtgaagaaaaaataa
- the LOC143340144 gene encoding B-cell receptor CD22-like, whose amino-acid sequence MSVMAVLSVNMGTASILLSVLFVSGVLAACPQMSHLFITAPEEIEGLSGSCLRIPCTFKAEPERQFNTLKNFGVWIKTDHNFDEHSGNVIFNSSGTVNTYQISITGNLSEKNCTTLFHRLMLNYTDKYFFRMQDSEFKATAICNHVQIRVKDSPASPRIEIPGDLKENQSVTISCSAFTPCPHSPPKLTWNLQQDSLNTIEENTDGTFTTKIQERITLSDHHDGYNIACSAAYPVNDGKNVKTAEEIKTLSVSYTPKDTSVSVSKSGSWVNLTCSSRAKPPVSSFTWFKKSKDGAMNVSEGWFYSLNATDGGVYYCVATNALGQQQSSEFDLNKKEPSSASLLWGQVVGGIIGIIMLICLVVSVCVLIRSRRSRLTASTQHRSQSRTGEEQIAGEQAGKREVEGEDIHYGEIDFSKRRPEASASSVQDSGQQEDTLYAQVKVSKTANSLTQTADGSEDLYAEVKKQ is encoded by the exons ATGAGTGTCATGGCAGTGCTATCTGTGAATATGGGGACAGCCAGCATTTTACTGAGTGTCCTCTTTGTTTCAG GTGTTTTGGCTGCTTGTCCTCAAATGTCACACCTTTTCATTACTGCACCAGAGGAGATAGAAGGACTGAGCGGATCCTGTTTGCGAATCCCATGTACCTTTAAAGCTGAACCAGAACGACAGTTTAACACACTTAAAAACTTTGGTGTGTGGATCAAAACGGACCACAACTTTGATGAACATTCAGGAAATGTGATTTTCAATAGCAGTGGGACAGTTAACACCTATCAAATCAGTATTACGGGAAACCTGAGTGAGAAAAACTGCACCACTCTGTTTCACAGATTAATGTTAAATTACACAGACAAATATTTCTTCAGAATGCAGGACAGTGAATTCAAGGCAACAGCTATTTGTAATCATGTTCAAATAAGAGTTAAAG ATTCTCCTGCGAGCCCCAGAATTGAGATCCCAGGTGATCTGAAGGAGAATCAGTCCGTCACTATAAGCTGCTCAGCTTTCACTCCCTGTCCTCACTCGCCTCCTAAACTCACCTGGAACCTCCAACAAGACTCTCTCAACACAATAGAGGAGAACACAGACGGAACCTTTACAACTAAAATCCAGGAGCGCATCACTCTGTCAGACCACCATGATGGATACAACATCGCCTGTTCTGCTGCATATCCTGTGAATGACGGCAAAAATgtgaagacagcagaggagataaAGACTCTCAGTGTTTCAT ACACTCCTAAAGACACCTCAGTGTCCGTCAGTAAATCAGGCAGCTGGGTGaacctgacctgctccagcaGAGCCAAGCCTCCCGTCAGCAGCTTCACCTGGTTCAAGAAGAGCAAAGATGGAGCCATGAATGTGTCTGAAGGATGGTTTTACAGCTTGAATGCGACAGATGGAGGAGTTTATTACTGCGTGGCCACAAATGCTCTTGGTCAACAACAATCATCAGAGTTTGATCTGAACAAAAAAG AACCATCCAGTGCATCTCTACTGTGGGGGCAAGTGGTTGGAGGAATTATTGGGATCATCATGCTCATCTGCCTGGTCGTCAGTGTTTG TGTTCTCATACGTTCGAGGCGGTCAAGGTTGACAGCGTCAACTCAGCACCGGAGTCAG TCTCGAACAGGTGAAGAACAGATTGCTGGAGAGCaagcaggaaaaagagaagTAGAGGGAGAAGACATCCACTATGGAGAGATCGACTTCTCCAAGCGGAGACCTGAAGCATCCGCGTCCTCAGTGCAGGACAGTGGACAGCAGGAGGACACGCTGTATGCGCAGGTCAAAGTGTCCAAGACAGCAAACAGCTTGACACAGACTGCTGACGGCTCAGAGGATCTCTATGCTGAAGTGAAGAAACAATGA